The nucleotide window ACAATCTTGTACTCTCTTTTTTGTGCATACCTGAGCTTAGTTTCATCTGTGAAAAGTGAGTGATATGAGGGCACAGACGGCACCTCCTGTTAAATCTCAAGGCATGTCATGCCAAAACTAGTTGGGTGTCAAATTTAACCATGCTTTGCCAAAATTTGACCCTTGCTACTATGTCTACTCATGCAATAGAGATGAGCAATCCACTATTGAAAGAAATGTCACATTCATGGGAGattatactccctccggtcctttttactccgcgTATTAGATTTCTGTcaagtcaaactttacaaagtttgactgtatttatatttaaaaatatcaacatctacaatatcAAATATATATACCATGATACTATatttcatgatgaatctaataatattgatttgacattgtgaatgttaaTACCTCTtttctataaatttggtcaaagtagagatactttgacttcagacaaaacttatatgcagactaaaaaggaccggaaGGAGTAACAAACATTAGGTACTGACACTGTTGGTTTTTATCTTTGGTTGACAGTTGCCGGCCCATGTTATTTGGCAGTGGAAAGTGGGAATTCCACAGTTGATGCAATAGTCAAAACACTTGGAAAGTGGGAATTCCACAGTTGATGTGATAATACCTATCGTCAGCATGATCCAAAGCTAGATATATAGATTGTTGTCTTTGTTTGTATAGCCTCTTACTTTTGTGATACTGGACTGCAGCCAAGTGCCTCTTCGGAGTATGGACCATAAACTAGTGTTTGCCTTCTCTTGCCTGGCCGTGAAACTGCTGAACCTGTCCCTCTTACCAGAGCTGTAAACCTGCCCCTCTTTGCTGGTTGGACTAGTGAAAACTGAATCTGCGCTACTActtactccctctgtccggaaatgcttgtcatcaaaatgaacaAAAAGGCAGAAGGGAGTACTTGACTCATGGTACCACTGCCGCATTTGCTTTCAAAAAACTGGAGGGGAAATGTCCAAGTGTCGCTACCGAATGCTGCATCCCCCATGAACCTTCAAGTTCTTCCTTTTGCACATACAAGCCAGACATTCCAAATGCGAGTGAAATCAAGAGTCAAGGAAACATGTCGGTGACACTAATTTTGGGGATGCCGAGAAGGTATATATCTGTTGCAACATTTGGTCCATATGTTGTCTGCTACCACGGCTCTGATGGCTGAATGTAAGGAAAAAAAAACATTCTGTCACAACATTTGTGCCCACACGGCACTGATGAAAGTTCAAGGAATAAAATTGCTATGTCTATGTGTTCGATGATCCGATTACGATATGCTGTCGGTGCCGCGGATACAGGAACCAGTCGCTCCCCAGCTTCCTGCCAGGTTTACCACACTGATCCCCCGAAAGACCGCCTATGAGTGGTGCAGCGCTGGCAAAATGCCTGTTGTGGTGGGCGTACTCCAGCCCACGGTACAGCTCTTCGAGATCAGCTCCCCTCGTCTCATGCGCCTCCTCCGATACCTGCCTGCTGATGTTGTATCTTTTAGCGCCAAAGCATGTTTGGCGTAAGACCCGAGTGGCGAAGCTCTGCAGCTCAGGCGTGTCTGTCCCATGCGCCGACCACCAAACAACTGTAACTGAAGAAATGGTCAAAACTTAATTCCCTTATTTTAATACAAATGAAGCATGGATTTCTTCGTATTCTACAAGTCAAAGTGTAAATAAGTACGAGGGAATAGGCTCTACTTTACCTTGTGGTGTCTCCACTATTTGCTGAATTGCTGAATCTGAACCAAAAGAACCTGATCTTCCTTTATATACTTCAATTTGTGCTTTCAGTCTCCCTGGATCATAATGGCCTTTTGCAATTGCGGTTGTGCAGGCCTCAATACGACCGCTGAGCTCAGGATCATCACAGGAAGGATCTTTGTAAAAGACCCTTGGGTTTAGCATATGACCAGCAGCATGGAGTGGGGAATGCAAGTAACCATACCATATCTCGTCAACCCAATGCAAAATATCACCATATTTATCTCCAAGATTGTGCATTATGTCTTTTGCACTTGCCATGGTGTCATACAAGATACCCATTGGACAGTCCTCAGATTCTAGTTTAAGCAACACATCAATAAATGGTTTTGTAATCTTCAAAACATCAGCAGCAGCACACCAAAATGCACCATCTGTCTTTACTATGCCACAGATATGCCTGAACAAACTTGTAGTAGTAGAGAAACCAGAGGAAATCCAATCAAGTGGGTTAAACATTCTAGTAGACCGATCAGAGGAAACCCATTCAGGTGAGCTAAACATCTCAACTAGATTTTCTTTCACAGAAACTAACCTATCTAATGTGATGAACTCTGCAACAGATTTCAAACAAGAATTGCTCAGGATCTCACCGTCATCAATATACCGCCCTACCAGTTCATATGCCAGCACATTGCCATATATAAACCttgttatttcctttgccttccTTAGAACCTCACTGACGTGATCAAATGCTGCAATTTTCGCAAGCAGAAGGTTGATGCAAAAGTCAGCACACGGTGGGACGAAGAATGAATGGTCATGTTCCTTTTGCACATAGAGCATAATTGGTTTGGTGCCAAAAATAGGCATGCCAATGTTTGGCAGTGTGCCAAATATTCACTACTACTTGATTGATTACCGAGTTGTCTTGCCTATCTCACATAAAGTTGCTAATATTTGGCAAGCCTTGGTATTGCCAATATTTGGCAATTCCAACATTTGGCTAGCCAAATATTGGCAGCAAACCAATCATGCTCATAATGCCATGCCATTCGCATATGTGGTGACGCATCATTTCTGATAACTTGAACTATGTTGCAGGCACCAACATCATCAACCACATGAGAAAACACTGAAGCTAGCTCATCCATGTCCTCGGGAATTCCAGAGACATCGATCGACCTGAGGAAATACATACCTTTGCTGCAATGCACCAAAACACTTATGAAGCTTTTTGTACCACATCGGCTCTTCCAACTATCCATAATTATACTGCAACCACTTTTTTTCCATTCTTGCTTGAGTTGCATTGCCCGGTGCTGAGTTTCTTTTAGTTCCTCCCGTAGCATGGATTCATACGTAGGAATTTCAACATCCCTATTGTGAACAGTTTGAAGCATCTCCTTGAAAGATGTCAAGTAGACAAAACGAGGCCCAAGTCCAACTTCAAAGATGAAATTGCGCATTGCTTTTTCTGCCCAAGAATCGAACTGAACATCTGCCTCCATTAAGGGTTTCGATTGTTCTAGCTGTGATGCAGAAGACATGTCCATAGAGGAACTCAAGTGAACTCGCTCCCCAGAAGATGTTTTCGGTCTCTTGTTCATCGCACAAGGATTTTAATAGTGCAGGCAAGTGCCTTCTAAAGTCTGACCTCCCTGCAATAATTAACAATTCATTATTCCTGCACTCATGTATCCAAAGTGTTATTCTCACAAGTTACTACTATTTATTATTCCTGCATTCATGTATCCAAAGTGTTATTCTCACAAATTACTGGAGCACATTTACCAATAGCCGACAGATAACGATATGAGCTTTCATGAATAAAAAGTTTATTGTCGCCATGGGCAACAAAACTTTTAGCAACAATATGATGGATGAACAGTAATGTATGGGAAGACATTTTTGAAGGGTTGCCCATCCTCACCATGCCACTTTAAAGCAGCACGTAGTTGAACTGATAGATGGACATAATTCTTCCAATATAAGTACAACGATGACAATTTTGGTAAATATCGACCGAGCAATTCAGTATTATTTACAGACTAATGATACTCTATAATGGAAAATGACTACATCTTGACATTTCTACATTGGCGGTAGGCTCTTGAATTCACTAAAGGGAATGGGTAACCATGGTGGTGCTAGGTCTCAAACCGGAGTCAACCAGGAAATTCAACAGCCCTTGTACCATTAGGCCATTATCTTGTCCACCTCAACTCTAGTTTCTACGGTGATAATATCCCTGCAAAACTAGCCACCCGCAGCAGAATTACCTTTTTGGTGCAAAAGTTAGTTCCCACAAAACcatatctctactcctaatggacgAGTTGGTTGAATAGTCCCCACCACTTTCGTCTGGTTTTTTTCGTTTGGTTTTTTCGTCCGGTTTATTTCCTCCcacctcccaccaccccctcccaTGGTTTTTCTTATCAATTGGTTTATTTTTACTCCACTATTTTTTTCTTTAAAAAATCAGCACTTTCCAAACATACAAAAGATCACGGATCTAACTTTCCTAACTTATCCAAATCAACCGATCTATCtcattaatgcaatttgctttaggaaacaaataatagattatcaggaaacaaataatagattttcaggaaacaaataaaagttttttaggaaacaaataatagattttCCAAACAAACAAGTAAATCATGACGAAAAAATCTTATTGTGGAGTCGTGATTGGTCCGTTCGGTTGTCGTTTCGTTCGTTCGTTTCGTGTGGTTCTCTTCCCCGTCGCTCGTCCCACATAGCCGCACATGGGCCAAGTCCAGCAAAGCCCACAACACACACACGCAATACATCCCTCTACCTTAACTGGCTAGGTAGGGTTAGCGCGAGCGCCGCCTCTAATCCCATCCTGCCCCTCGTCTCATCAGCCGCCGCTCGCCATCCTTGGCACCACCTCGCCGTTGCGCTCGCCCACGCGTGCTCGTCCAACAGCCGCTGCAGCCCCTCTACGCCGCCCCGATGACCTCCTCCGCGGCCCTTCCCACGCCGACCATGGGCTGCCTCCATCGTCGTCATCCGGATCCGTTACCTTGACGACCGACCCCTCCCCTTCCTCCTTCGCCCCCCTGGCTGCTCTGCCGCCGCCTGAGACGGTGGTTCTTTGGCTGAAGCTCGGCGAAAGAGAAGTGCCATGGAGGGAGGGGACCGTCGACAACCAGTTCCTCAGCCGCAAGAGCACGCGTAAAGTGATGCATCTACCACAAGGAGATGCCCTTCAAAGAGACCAATGTTTTAAATAGCGGACTATGGAAAATAGCAGCGGGCCTCCAAATCAGCTATAGCGGGCCAAAGCGGGCTATAGCGGGCTATTTATGAAGACGCCCATTTTAGCGGCACCTTACTGAAAAGGCTATAGCGGGCTATAGCAGAGCTATAGccggctatttaaaactatgAAGAGGACTGCAGCGACGACGGGAGCGGGCCACGGGAATCCATCCGGGGGACGACAGCGAGGGGACCAGCGCGGCAAGGGCGGCTGCTCTTCCTCTACCCGTGGCCATGAACACAGCCACAAACCACCGCTGAGCTCTGGTTCGATAGGTATGATTTGGGGGTTGTTGATGCTTGTGGTCAATTTATTGTGGTAGATTTTGAGATTATTAGATATTTGGGAGTTCCCATTCTATGACCAGTCTCGGAAAATATTGTTGCAGGGTAGTATAATCAACAAGCAACTGGGAGGATCAGTAAGGCTCCTCTTTATTTTGTGTCTAATTACAGAAGTATTTATTTTTTATCTGAGGTTTTGTAGAGTTGTAAGAATCATTGTCCATAATAGAAAGCTTAAGCACACTGCTCTCGTGTGTACTAATATAGAGTATGCTTAGCTTCCATGATCATAATCTTGTATGTAGGAAACTTATGAGACTGCTTGTCTACGCTTGATGTTGTCAAAGGAAACATTGCTTCTGCATGTCTAATAAGATCACTGAAGAAAAGGAAACTGCAGTTTGAAGGATATGCTGGTGAAGATACTGAGGAGCATAAGGTTACAGAAAATCTGTCTCGTATGTACTAAAAACAAGGTTTGAGTACCGAGCTTTGGGATGTTAGAGAAGAATTTCAGATATCAACACTAAGCTCAGaaaggtgttggaaatatgccctagaggcaataataaaatgattattattatatttccttgttcatgataattgtctattattcatgctataattgtgttatccggaaatcataatacatgtttgaatacatagaccataacatgtccctagtgagcctctagttaactagctcgttgatcaatagatagtcatggtttcctgactatggacattggatgtcattgataacgggatcacatcattaggagaatgatgtgatggacaagacccaatcctaagcatagcacaagatcgtgtagttcgtttgctagagcttttccaatgtcaagtatcatttccttagaccatgagatcgtataactcccggataccgtaggagtgcattgggtgtaccaaacgtcacaacgtaactgggcgactataaaggtatactacaggtatccccaaaagtatctgttgggttgacacggatcgagactgggatttgtcactccgtatgacggagaggtatctctgggcccactcggtaatgcatcatcataatgagctcagtgtgaccaagtgtttggtcacgggatcatgcattacggtacgagtaaagtgacttgccggaacgagattgaacgaggtattgggataccgacgatcgaatctcgggcaagtaacgtaccgattgacaaagggaattgaatacgggattgattgaatcctcgacatcgtggttcatccgatgagatcatcgtggaacatgtgagagccaacatgggtatccagatcccgctgttggttattgaccggagagtcgtctcggtcatgtctgcgtgtttcgcgaacccatagggtctacacacttaaggttcggtgacgctagggttgtagagatattagtatgcggtaacccgaaagttgttcggagtcccggatgagatcccggacatcaagaggagttctggaatgtttcggaggtgaagatttatatataggaagtccagtttcggccatcaggaaagtttcggggttaatcggtattgtaccgggaccgccggaagggtcccgggggtccaccgggtggggccacctatcccggagggccccatgggctgaagtgggaggggaaccagcccctggtgggctggtgcgccccccatgggcctccccctgcgcctagggttggaaaccctaggggtgggggcgccccacctgacttggggggcaagtcccccttggccgccgccccccttggagattggatctcctagggccggcgcccccctagggcccctatatatagtgggggaggaagggcagccgcacccaagcccttggcgcctccctctcccctcgtaacacctctctctctcgttggagcttggcgaagccctgccgagatcgccgctgcttccaccaccacgccgtcgtgctactggatctccatcaacctctccttcccctttctagatcaagaaggaggatacgtcttcccaaccgtacgtgtgttgaacgcggaggtgccgtcctttcggcgcttggtcatcggtgatttagatcacgacgagtacgactccatcaaccccgttctcttgaacgcttccgcccgcgatctacaagggtatgtagatgtactaccctctccctcgttgctagatgactccatagattgatcttggtgatgcgtagaaaattttaaaattctgctatgttccccaacagtggcatcatgagccaggtctatgcgtagtttctatgcacgagtagaacacaaattgttgtgggcgtcgattttgtcaatttgcttgccgttactagtcttatcttgattcggtggcatcgtgggatgaagcggcccggaccaaccttacacgtacgcttacgtgagactggttccaccgactgacatgcactagttgcataaggtggctagcgggtgtctatctctcccactttagtcggatcggattcgatgaaaagggtccttatgaagggtaaatagaaattggcatatcacgttgtggttttggcgcaggtaagaaacgttcttgctagaaacctatagcagccacgtaaaaaaaagcttgcaacaacaattagaggacgtctaacttgtttttgcagcatatgccgtgtgatgtgatatgaccaaaaggatgtgatgaatgatatatgtgatgtatgatattgatcatgttcttgtaataggaatcacgacttgcatgtcgatgagtatgacaaccggcaggagccataggagttgtctgttggggaacgtagtaatttcaaaaaaattcctacgcacacgcaagatcatggtgatgcatagcaacgagaggggagagtgtgatctacgtacccttgtagaccgacagcggaagcgttagcacaacgcggttgatgtagtcgtacgtcttcacgacccgaccgatcaagcaccgaaactacggcacctccgagttttagcacacgttcagctcgatgatgatccccggactccgatccagcaaagtgtctgggaagagttccgtcaacacgacggcgtggtgacgatcttgatgttctactatcgcagggcttcgcctaagcaccactacaatattatcgaggattatggtggaagggggcaccgcacatggctaagaaaacgatcacgtggatcaacttgtatgtctaggggtgccccctgcccccgtatataaaggagcaaggggaggaggccggccggccctataggcgcgccaaggaggagtcctactcctagtaggagtaggactcctacgaggagggggaaggaagtggggagggagaaggaaagggggcgccgcccccctctcctagtccaattcggaccaggggggaggaggcgcgcggcccaccctggctgcccttctctcgctccactaaggcccatatggcccattacttctcgggggggggggggggggttccggtaaccctccggtactccagttttctccgaaatcacccggaacacttctggtgtccgaatatagccgttcaatatatcaatctttatgtctcgaccatttcgagactcctcgttatgtccgtgatcacatccgggactccgaactaacttcggtacatcaaaactcataaactcataatataattatcatcgaaaccttaagcgtgcggaccctacgggtttgagaacaatgtagacatgaccgagacatgtctccggtcaataaccaatagcggaacctggatgctcatattggctcccacatattctacgaagatctttatcggttagaccgcataacaacatacgttgttccctttgtcatcggtatgttacttgcccgagattcgatcgtcggtatctcaatacctagttcaatctcgttaccggcaagtctctttactcgtttcgtaatacatcatctcgcaactaacttattagttgcaatgcttgcaaggcttatgtgatgtgcattaccgagagggcccagagatacctctccgacaatcggagtg belongs to Triticum urartu cultivar G1812 chromosome 7, Tu2.1, whole genome shotgun sequence and includes:
- the LOC125519133 gene encoding uncharacterized protein LOC125519133, with amino-acid sequence MPIFGTKPIMLYVQKEHDHSFFVPPCADFCINLLLAKIAAFDHVSEVLRKAKEITRFIYGNVLAYELVGRYIDDGEILSNSCLKSVAEFITLDRLVSVKENLVEMFSSPEWVSSDRSTRMFNPLDWISSGFSTTTSLFRHICGIVKTDGAFWCAAADVLKITKPFIDVLLKLESEDCPMGILYDTMASAKDIMHNLGDKYGDILHWVDEIWYGYLHSPLHAAGHMLNPRVFYKDPSCDDPELSGRIEACTTAIAKGHYDPGRLKAQIEVYKGRSGSFGSDSAIQQIVETPQVVWWSAHGTDTPELQSFATRVLRQTCFGAKRYNISRQVSEEAHETRGADLEELYRGLEYAHHNRHFASAAPLIGGLSGDQCGKPGRKLGSDWFLYPRHRQHIVIGSSNT